A window of Phycisphaerae bacterium contains these coding sequences:
- a CDS encoding SufBD protein, whose protein sequence is MDNAELIGLAKIHAAVKDPDVAHLVIGLNKVITSNTVPGLEVEVVEKSDEVRIGVYLKPEVRVAKPVHMCFGLVQEAGIQKINLDLNIERDSAVDIIAHCVFPNATDVQHLMDAQINIAANARYTYFERHIHSPAGGITVVPKAVVELGSGARFKTDFELIQGRVGVIDIDYTTTCRDHSVMEMVAKVSGRGDDVIKIRETGHLIGEYARGALLSRVAVRDRARADVYNRLTASAAHARGHVDCKEIILDDGVASATPIVEVNHPKAHVTHEAALGSVDTKQLETLMSRGLSEDEASDLIVAGLLT, encoded by the coding sequence ATGGATAACGCCGAACTGATCGGCCTGGCCAAGATACACGCCGCGGTCAAGGATCCGGACGTCGCCCACCTGGTCATCGGCCTCAACAAAGTCATCACCAGCAACACTGTGCCCGGCCTGGAGGTGGAGGTCGTTGAGAAGAGCGACGAGGTCCGCATCGGCGTTTACCTGAAGCCGGAGGTCCGGGTGGCCAAGCCGGTTCACATGTGCTTCGGCCTGGTGCAGGAGGCGGGCATCCAGAAGATCAACCTCGACCTGAACATCGAGCGGGACTCAGCGGTCGATATCATCGCCCATTGCGTGTTTCCCAACGCGACCGACGTGCAGCACCTGATGGACGCGCAGATCAACATCGCGGCCAACGCCCGGTACACCTATTTCGAACGCCACATCCACTCGCCCGCGGGCGGGATCACCGTGGTGCCCAAGGCGGTCGTCGAACTGGGGTCCGGCGCGCGGTTCAAGACGGACTTCGAGCTGATCCAGGGACGCGTGGGCGTGATCGACATCGACTACACCACGACCTGCCGCGACCACAGTGTGATGGAGATGGTGGCCAAGGTCAGCGGGCGGGGCGACGACGTGATCAAGATCCGCGAGACCGGCCATCTGATCGGCGAGTACGCCCGCGGCGCGCTGCTGTCCCGGGTTGCGGTCCGCGACCGGGCGCGGGCCGACGTGTACAACCGCCTGACCGCCTCGGCGGCCCATGCCCGCGGCCACGTCGACTGCAAGGAGATCATCCTCGACGACGGCGTGGCCTCGGCCACTCCGATCGTGGAAGTCAACCACCCCAAGGCCCACGTGACCCACGAGGCGGCGCTGGGCAGCGTCGACACCAAACAGCTTGAGACCCTCATGTCACGCGGCCTGAGCGAGGACGAGGCGTCGGACCTGATCGTCGCCGGCCTGCTGACCTGA
- a CDS encoding MgtC/SapB family protein — translation MSTEEQLLILLRVAAAAGLGGVVGIEREWAGKAAGVRTHMFVAATAALLVALGPALVNQFHEYASGDIIGADPIRIVQAIVTGISFLGAGTIIFHRERRFIEGLTTAASILLVSGLGITVGLEQWVLAVGVTVLAVVILAVIGFVETKLGLADHDPHERRDE, via the coding sequence ATGTCAACCGAAGAGCAACTGCTGATCCTGCTACGGGTTGCCGCCGCCGCCGGACTCGGCGGCGTCGTGGGAATCGAACGCGAATGGGCGGGCAAGGCGGCCGGCGTCCGCACTCACATGTTCGTGGCGGCGACCGCCGCGCTGCTGGTCGCCCTGGGCCCGGCCCTGGTCAATCAGTTTCACGAGTATGCGTCCGGCGACATCATCGGGGCCGACCCGATCCGGATCGTGCAGGCCATCGTCACCGGCATCAGCTTCCTCGGCGCGGGAACGATCATCTTCCACCGCGAGCGCCGGTTCATCGAGGGGCTGACCACGGCCGCCTCGATCCTGCTGGTCTCCGGACTCGGCATCACGGTCGGCCTCGAGCAGTGGGTGCTGGCGGTCGGCGTGACCGTGCTGGCGGTGGTGATCCTGGCGGTGATCGGGTTCGTCGAGACCAAACTCGGCCTGGCCGACCACGATCCGCACGAGCGGCGCGACGAGTGA
- a CDS encoding ATP-dependent DNA ligase, protein MGRIEVDGQTIKTSKEDKVFFPGAGYAKKDLIEYYRRIAEMMLPHVANRPIVMHRFPDGIEGKSFFNKNAPRYFPGWIATQRVDKENGTVNHVVIGKTADLAYLANQACIAIHIWLSRRDKIEKPDRLIFDLDPPNGGFDDVRAGAKRLREILEAAGLKAYAMATGSKGMHVVCPIKRGKTFDQVRAFAQQVAGVLATQDEKKFTTEQRIAKRGDRVFIDTNRNAYGQTAVAPYSVRARPGAPVAVPLEWSEVDRSDLRPDGYNISNVLQRLGRQGDPWKDIDNHAESLPTGDGP, encoded by the coding sequence ATGGGCCGCATCGAAGTCGACGGACAGACGATCAAGACCTCGAAGGAGGACAAGGTCTTTTTTCCAGGGGCCGGCTACGCCAAGAAGGACCTTATCGAATACTACCGCAGGATCGCCGAGATGATGCTGCCGCATGTCGCGAACCGGCCCATCGTCATGCATCGCTTTCCCGACGGCATCGAGGGCAAGAGCTTCTTCAACAAGAACGCGCCGAGGTACTTTCCCGGCTGGATCGCCACCCAGCGGGTCGATAAGGAAAACGGCACGGTCAACCACGTGGTGATCGGCAAGACGGCCGACCTGGCCTACCTGGCCAATCAGGCCTGCATCGCCATTCACATCTGGCTGTCCCGCCGGGACAAGATCGAAAAGCCCGACCGGTTGATCTTCGATCTGGACCCGCCAAACGGCGGATTCGACGACGTGCGCGCCGGGGCCAAGCGGCTGCGTGAGATCCTGGAGGCGGCGGGCCTGAAGGCCTACGCCATGGCCACCGGGTCGAAGGGCATGCATGTGGTCTGTCCGATCAAACGCGGCAAGACGTTCGACCAGGTGCGGGCGTTCGCCCAGCAGGTGGCCGGCGTGCTGGCGACGCAGGACGAGAAGAAATTCACGACCGAACAGCGGATCGCCAAACGGGGCGATCGGGTGTTTATCGACACCAACCGCAACGCCTATGGCCAGACCGCGGTGGCCCCGTATTCGGTGCGGGCCAGGCCCGGAGCGCCAGTGGCTGTGCCGCTGGAGTGGTCGGAGGTGGACCGCAGCGACCTTCGCCCGGACGGGTACAACATCAGTAATGTCCTCCAGCGCCTTGGCCGCCAGGGCGATCCGTGGAAGGACATCGACAACCACGCCGAGTCGCTGCCGACAGGCGACGGCCCTTGA
- a CDS encoding DNA ligase, which produces MPEKDPLKEYREKRDFARTAEPEGGEAKEGQPPVFVVQKHDASRLHYDFRLEVDGVLKSWAVPKGPSTDPSEKRLAVPTEDHPLDYADFEGVIPEGQYGGGTVLVWDIGPYRNLRKDDEGNEIPMEDACEGGQVEVWLEGQKLRGCYVLVRTKRRQGDKPQWLLIKKKDDHADARRNPVSTEPASVLSGRTIEQVAEQEGGKKGQ; this is translated from the coding sequence ATGCCGGAAAAAGACCCCCTCAAGGAGTACCGTGAAAAACGCGACTTCGCCCGGACCGCCGAGCCGGAGGGCGGCGAGGCCAAAGAAGGCCAACCGCCGGTATTCGTGGTCCAGAAGCACGACGCCAGCCGCTTGCACTACGATTTCCGCCTGGAGGTCGACGGCGTGCTCAAGTCGTGGGCGGTGCCGAAAGGGCCGTCGACCGACCCGTCGGAAAAGCGCCTGGCCGTGCCGACCGAGGACCACCCGCTGGACTACGCGGACTTTGAGGGGGTGATCCCGGAAGGGCAGTACGGCGGCGGCACGGTGCTGGTCTGGGACATCGGGCCGTACCGCAACCTCCGCAAGGACGACGAGGGCAACGAGATACCGATGGAAGATGCCTGTGAAGGCGGGCAGGTCGAGGTGTGGCTGGAGGGCCAAAAGCTCAGGGGCTGTTACGTGCTGGTCAGGACCAAACGCAGGCAGGGCGATAAGCCCCAGTGGCTGTTGATCAAAAAGAAGGACGACCACGCCGACGCCCGGCGCAATCCGGTGAGCACCGAACCCGCATCAGTCCTGAGCGGCCGCACGATTGAACAAGTCGCCGAGCAGGAGGGCGGCAAGAAGGGTCAGTAA
- a CDS encoding aldo/keto reductase, which translates to MEYRLLGRTGVQVSPLCLGCMNFGWKTGPEDSRRIIDRAIEAGINFLDTANVYAKGRSEEVVGEALQRNGRRDRIVLATKVHGTMGSGPNQSGNSRRHIIEQCEASLRRLRTDWIDLYQIHRPQSVVPIDETLRALDDLVRQGKVRYLGTSTFAAWQLVESLWVSDRYGLSRFVCEQPPYHILDRRIERELIPMADTYGIGIIPWSPLAGGLLTGKYSRDEAPKGSRYEDMESARVSEAAFEVIDELAQLVQAKGCSMSQFALAWCMSREAVTSPIIGPRTAEQLEDNLKALDVDITDEDAETVDRLVEPGAVVSPFYEADFGPAAFHW; encoded by the coding sequence ATGGAATATCGCCTGTTGGGCCGAACGGGAGTGCAGGTCAGTCCGCTGTGCCTGGGGTGCATGAACTTCGGCTGGAAGACCGGCCCGGAGGACAGCCGGCGGATCATCGACCGGGCGATCGAGGCGGGGATAAACTTCCTCGACACCGCCAACGTCTACGCCAAGGGGCGCAGCGAAGAGGTGGTGGGCGAGGCGCTCCAGCGCAACGGCCGGCGCGACCGCATCGTGCTGGCCACCAAGGTCCACGGAACGATGGGCTCGGGTCCGAACCAGTCGGGCAATAGCCGCCGGCACATCATCGAGCAGTGCGAGGCGAGCCTGCGGCGGCTGCGGACCGATTGGATCGACCTCTACCAGATCCATCGGCCGCAGTCGGTGGTCCCGATCGACGAAACGCTGCGGGCCCTCGACGATCTGGTGCGCCAGGGCAAGGTCCGCTATCTTGGCACCAGCACGTTCGCAGCGTGGCAACTGGTCGAGTCGTTGTGGGTTTCCGACCGCTACGGCTTGAGCCGCTTCGTCTGCGAGCAGCCGCCGTATCACATCCTGGACCGGCGGATCGAACGGGAATTGATCCCGATGGCCGATACCTACGGGATCGGGATCATCCCCTGGAGTCCGCTCGCCGGCGGCCTGCTGACCGGCAAGTACAGCCGCGACGAAGCGCCGAAAGGCTCGCGCTATGAAGACATGGAGTCAGCCCGCGTTAGCGAGGCGGCATTCGAGGTGATTGACGAACTGGCCCAACTGGTTCAGGCCAAAGGATGCAGCATGTCGCAGTTCGCCCTGGCCTGGTGCATGAGTCGTGAAGCGGTGACCAGTCCGATCATCGGGCCGCGCACCGCTGAGCAGTTGGAGGACAACCTCAAGGCCCTGGATGTCGATATCACCGATGAGGACGCCGAAACGGTGGATCGGCTGGTCGAGCCGGGCGCGGTGGTTTCGCCGTTCTACGAAGCCGATTTCGGACCGGCGGCGTTTCACTGGTAA
- a CDS encoding DsrE family protein: MRMVMTFLLGGMIGLGLNGIPARMSQPDHQHPLIKDHGRVVDPAGTAAMPQSGAKVVLDITADRNAGRPADGLDRAAMLYNLYAAAGVPPERIRVTVVLHGEAVRAALTDDAYARYAADGPNPNLELIRRLRQAGAEVYVCRQALARHGYTIEQVSPEVTVAASAATVNISRQMDGYAYLPFH; the protein is encoded by the coding sequence GTGCGAATGGTGATGACCTTCCTGCTGGGGGGAATGATCGGCTTGGGCCTCAACGGCATTCCGGCCAGGATGTCCCAGCCGGACCACCAGCATCCCCTGATCAAGGACCACGGCCGAGTCGTCGATCCGGCCGGAACGGCGGCGATGCCGCAAAGCGGGGCGAAGGTGGTCCTGGATATCACGGCGGACCGGAACGCCGGCAGACCGGCCGACGGGCTGGACCGCGCAGCAATGCTCTACAATCTCTACGCCGCCGCCGGCGTTCCGCCCGAGCGGATTCGCGTCACGGTGGTGCTGCACGGCGAGGCGGTGCGGGCGGCCCTGACCGACGACGCCTACGCCCGCTACGCCGCGGATGGACCGAATCCCAATCTCGAATTGATCCGGCGGCTGAGGCAAGCGGGAGCGGAGGTCTACGTCTGCCGGCAGGCCTTGGCCCGTCATGGATACACGATCGAGCAGGTGTCGCCGGAAGTGACGGTGGCCGCGTCGGCCGCGACGGTCAACATCAGCCGTCAGATGGACGGCTACGCCTATCTGCCGTTCCATTGA
- a CDS encoding response regulator transcription factor — MNQDHSTGAKKSRLFIVDDHPLVRQGLRQLLELEGDLEVCGEADEPIAAIRGIAAERPDLAIVDISLQCGVEGLELIKDIRSRVPDVPVLVVSMHDEFVLAERALRAGAKGYVMKEEAMETVMTAVRKVLRGEYYISDNVGKKLLAGLIHGQMMMENYPMDQLTDRELEVFHLIGQGLGTSQIADKLHLSVKTVETHRAHIKEKLKLEDANRLLQYAIQWVHTDAASSVNGSGPWQGGAGRP, encoded by the coding sequence ATGAATCAGGATCATTCGACGGGGGCCAAGAAGTCCAGGCTGTTTATTGTGGACGATCATCCGCTGGTGCGCCAGGGGTTGCGCCAGTTGCTGGAACTCGAAGGCGATCTGGAGGTCTGTGGCGAAGCCGACGAACCGATCGCCGCGATCCGGGGGATTGCCGCTGAGCGGCCGGACCTGGCGATCGTGGACATCAGCCTCCAGTGCGGCGTGGAAGGGCTCGAGTTGATCAAGGACATCCGTTCGCGCGTCCCGGATGTGCCGGTGCTGGTGGTCTCCATGCACGACGAGTTTGTACTGGCCGAGCGCGCCCTGCGGGCCGGGGCCAAGGGCTACGTGATGAAAGAAGAGGCGATGGAGACCGTGATGACCGCGGTCCGCAAGGTGCTTCGCGGCGAGTACTACATCAGCGACAACGTGGGCAAGAAGCTGCTGGCGGGACTGATCCACGGCCAGATGATGATGGAAAACTACCCGATGGACCAGTTGACCGACCGTGAGCTGGAGGTGTTCCACCTGATCGGTCAGGGACTGGGAACCAGCCAGATCGCCGACAAGCTCCACCTGAGCGTCAAGACGGTGGAGACGCACCGCGCCCACATCAAGGAGAAGCTCAAGCTCGAGGACGCCAACCGGCTCCTGCAATACGCCATTCAATGGGTGCATACCGACGCGGCGAGCTCAGTGAACGGCAGCGGACCTTGGCAGGGCGGCGCCGGACGCCCGTAA
- a CDS encoding aminopeptidase, producing MRGLLAVAALAALMLSGGCGFTTLDYLLLLAAGQAEVLEGSEPISEALAGSDLDASTRAKLLWVQEVREFATGRLGLEAGESYRLFYDTSGGPAVWNISAAPKDRLTAASWTMPVIGAIEYVGFFDLKDALAYERYLEGLGLDVWRFGAVAYSTAGIYPDPLFSPVLELAEDELAETVIHELTHNTVFAAGNSAYNESVATFVGRRGAEMLMEERFGTGSELAQRFDERRADEGRTEAFMSDLIADLEGFYSREDLGRDEKIAGRDAVFASASERFATQVLPEMSEPARYAGLADLPANNAFVLLHRRYHLDLELFESVYEASDRDLPAAIRVFGEAAGTDDPYGYLRSASAGR from the coding sequence ATGCGAGGTCTACTTGCCGTCGCCGCGCTGGCGGCGTTGATGTTATCGGGAGGCTGCGGGTTCACCACGCTGGACTACCTGCTGTTGCTGGCGGCGGGACAGGCCGAGGTGCTGGAGGGATCTGAGCCGATCAGCGAAGCGCTGGCCGGATCGGACCTGGACGCATCGACGCGGGCGAAGCTGCTGTGGGTGCAGGAGGTTCGCGAGTTCGCCACGGGACGGTTGGGGCTGGAGGCGGGCGAGAGCTACCGGTTGTTCTACGACACGTCGGGCGGTCCGGCGGTGTGGAACATCAGCGCCGCCCCGAAGGATCGGCTGACCGCGGCGAGCTGGACGATGCCGGTGATCGGGGCCATCGAGTACGTGGGGTTTTTCGATTTGAAAGACGCCCTGGCCTACGAGCGGTACCTGGAGGGATTGGGGCTGGACGTCTGGCGGTTCGGCGCGGTGGCCTACAGCACGGCGGGCATCTATCCGGACCCGCTGTTCTCGCCGGTGCTGGAACTCGCCGAGGACGAACTGGCCGAGACGGTCATCCACGAGCTTACCCACAACACGGTCTTTGCCGCGGGCAACTCGGCGTACAACGAGAGCGTGGCCACGTTCGTGGGCCGCCGCGGCGCCGAGATGCTGATGGAGGAACGGTTCGGCACGGGTTCGGAACTGGCCCAGCGGTTTGACGAGCGACGGGCGGACGAAGGGCGGACTGAAGCGTTCATGAGCGATTTGATCGCCGATCTGGAGGGGTTCTACAGCCGCGAGGACCTGGGCCGCGACGAGAAGATCGCGGGACGCGACGCGGTGTTCGCCTCGGCGTCGGAGCGGTTCGCAACGCAGGTGCTGCCGGAGATGAGCGAGCCGGCGCGTTACGCCGGGCTCGCCGACCTTCCAGCCAACAACGCGTTCGTACTGCTGCATCGGCGATACCACCTGGACCTGGAGCTGTTCGAGTCGGTCTACGAGGCGTCAGATCGCGATCTGCCGGCGGCGATCCGGGTTTTCGGGGAGGCGGCGGGGACGGATGATCCATACGGGTATCTGCGTTCCGCGTCCGCCGGCCGCTGA